In Fusobacterium nucleatum, the genomic stretch TTCCTTATTTTTTTAATAAATTCTTATATTCCTCAAGAGATATTTTATTTTTACCAGAGGGAACTACTATTTTTTTCAAATTATTTGTTCCACTAAAACTTAACTTAGAACCTAATGAATTTATATGAGTAATGCAGATAGCCAAAGCATCAGCAGCGTCATCAGGTTTAGGTATTTCAGAAAGTCCTAAAAATTTTTGTACCATCTGTTGGACCTGCTTTTTTTCAGCTTTACCATAACCTGTAATCCCAATTTTAACTTGAAGTGGAGTATAACTTGACATAGCAATATTATTTTGTTTACCTGCCAATAAAATAACACCTCTTGCCTGTGCAACAGAAATTACAGTTTTATTATTTTTAAAATAAAATAAATCCTCTATTGCCATAAATTCAGGCTTATATTTCTTTAAAATTTTATCTATCTCATTATATACAATTTCTAATCTTTCTTCTGTGCTTAAATCTTTTGAAGTGAGTACAACACCATAGTCAACTATTGAATATTTATTTTTATCATAATCTATAATTCCATATCCAACTATTGCTGTACCTGGATCTATTCCTATAACACGCATTATACATCCTTTACATATTCAACATTTTTAATTGATGAAAGTGAAACAACAACATCAGAAATATTATTTCTTCCTTTTATATTCACTGTAAAAGTTACTGTACCTTCATCTTGATATTTATCTATTTCAGAAATTTTTATAGATTTTTGCCTAAAAACTTCATAGGCTTCTATAAGCCCATTTGCAAAATCATCTGTATCAAAAAACTTAACTTCAAATTTTACAAGTCTTGATTTTTTTACAAGTCTTGATTCTAATTTCTTCAAAGTAGCCATAATAATAATCATAAACACTATTGCAACAATAGCAATATTATAGAATCCCCAACCAATTCCTAAACCAACACAAGCAGTTGCCCAAATGCCAGCAGCAGTTGTTAGCCCTCCAATAGTTTCACCTTTTTCTTTCATTATACTACCTGCACCTAAGAAACCAACACCACTTATTACTTGGGCTCCAAGTCTTCCTAAGTCACTTTTTAGAACAGAGGCAACAGCAGTTCCTTCAGTTCTAGCTAAATCAAGAATATTTAATCTTAATTGGTCTTGCACCATAGATACAATAGCTGCTCCAAAACACACTAAAATATGTGTCCTAAATCCAGCAGGACGATTATTTTTTTCTCTTTCATAGCCAACAATTCCACCAAGAATAATAGCTAAAAATAATCTAAAAAAAACAACTTCAACTGTTAATTCATTAGTAAATTTTAAATTTAAAAAATTATCAATCATTTCTAGTATATTAGGCATATCAAAAACTTATATGGGAAAAATCCCATAACTCCTTTCATTAATGTAATAT encodes the following:
- the ruvC gene encoding crossover junction endodeoxyribonuclease RuvC, giving the protein MRVIGIDPGTAIVGYGIIDYDKNKYSIVDYGVVLTSKDLSTEERLEIVYNEIDKILKKYKPEFMAIEDLFYFKNNKTVISVAQARGVILLAGKQNNIAMSSYTPLQVKIGITGYGKAEKKQVQQMVQKFLGLSEIPKPDDAADALAICITHINSLGSKLSFSGTNNLKKIVVPSGKNKISLEEYKNLLKK
- a CDS encoding MgtC/SapB family protein, with product MPNILEMIDNFLNLKFTNELTVEVVFFRLFLAIILGGIVGYEREKNNRPAGFRTHILVCFGAAIVSMVQDQLRLNILDLARTEGTAVASVLKSDLGRLGAQVISGVGFLGAGSIMKEKGETIGGLTTAAGIWATACVGLGIGWGFYNIAIVAIVFMIIIMATLKKLESRLVKKSRLVKFEVKFFDTDDFANGLIEAYEVFRQKSIKISEIDKYQDEGTVTFTVNIKGRNNISDVVVSLSSIKNVEYVKDV